In Moorella sp. Hama-1, a single genomic region encodes these proteins:
- a CDS encoding universal stress protein, whose amino-acid sequence MFNKILVGYDGSPNARKALLAALNLAKKYGAPITAVSVAHVPDFADTRDEVNGVLEDAKNFFAQALAEAQNLATREGTTLTTRVVPGHPADTLARLVEEEGYDLLVLGARGLSGIKRYLLGSVSEALIRLANCPVLIIKGKK is encoded by the coding sequence ATGTTTAACAAGATTTTAGTAGGCTACGATGGTTCGCCTAATGCCAGGAAAGCCCTGCTTGCTGCCCTTAACCTGGCTAAGAAATACGGGGCGCCAATAACGGCCGTTTCCGTGGCCCATGTGCCTGATTTTGCCGATACCAGGGACGAAGTCAACGGCGTCCTAGAGGATGCCAAAAACTTTTTTGCCCAAGCCTTGGCGGAAGCTCAAAACCTGGCCACCCGTGAAGGGACAACATTAACTACCAGAGTAGTGCCGGGCCATCCGGCCGATACCCTGGCCCGCCTGGTGGAAGAGGAAGGCTATGATCTGCTGGTATTGGGAGCCCGGGGGTTAAGTGGTATCAAGCGTTACCTCTTGGGCAGTGTTTCGGAGGCTTTAATAAGGTTGGCTAACTGCCCGGTGTTAATAATTAAGGGCAAAAAATAA
- a CDS encoding sugar phosphate isomerase/epimerase family protein: MTFWNGRIFVSSLPLARPLDVKTLLAAGAGLEIFAEGPRWRDPENGLRLTRTLLRGYNGPLSLHLPFYDLNLASENYPALRDLTLATYKQFLGVAAELHCEHAVIHTHAYTCPIYDPAQTRQRVKNLLPLLAASARQAGVKLAVENIGRGPTQLFDSEEYVHLFRELAGVYALLDIGHAFLNGWDIPRVIWQLGDKLVALHLHDNHGQADEHLPIGMGSINWRLIKEALALLPAPPALILEYNEETRPNRLLADVHRMQTVYQAGSAMGEV; encoded by the coding sequence GTGACCTTCTGGAACGGGCGCATCTTTGTAAGTTCCCTACCCCTGGCGCGACCACTGGACGTTAAGACTTTGCTGGCAGCCGGTGCCGGCCTGGAGATTTTCGCCGAAGGCCCCAGGTGGCGTGACCCGGAAAATGGCCTCCGGCTTACCCGGACACTCCTCCGTGGCTATAACGGACCTTTAAGCCTGCACCTGCCCTTTTACGATCTCAACCTGGCCTCAGAGAATTATCCCGCCCTCCGAGATTTAACCCTGGCTACTTACAAACAGTTCCTGGGGGTAGCCGCCGAACTCCATTGCGAGCATGCCGTCATTCATACCCATGCCTATACCTGCCCCATTTATGACCCGGCCCAGACCCGCCAGAGAGTAAAAAACCTCCTGCCCCTGCTGGCGGCCAGCGCCCGCCAGGCCGGGGTCAAGCTGGCGGTGGAAAACATCGGCCGCGGCCCGACGCAACTCTTTGATTCTGAGGAGTATGTTCACCTTTTTCGGGAATTGGCAGGCGTTTATGCCCTCCTGGATATTGGCCATGCCTTTCTAAACGGCTGGGACATCCCCCGGGTGATCTGGCAGTTGGGAGATAAGCTGGTAGCCCTGCACCTGCACGATAACCACGGCCAGGCTGACGAGCATTTACCCATCGGTATGGGCAGCATCAACTGGCGGTTGATTAAAGAAGCCCTGGCCCTGTTGCCGGCGCCACCGGCATTAATCCTTGAGTACAACGAGGAAACCCGACCCAACCGCCTCCTGGCTGATGTCCACCGCATGCAAACCGTTTACCAGGCCGGGTCGGCTATGGGCGAGGTTTGA
- a CDS encoding MFS transporter, which produces MEQQSRENKITPSLQKAFKFIILLGIVSLFSDMTYEGARSITGPFLAVLGANGAIVGFVAGLGELLGYGVRLISGYLSDRTGKYWPITILGYILNLLAVPFLVLAGNWQLAAILMITERVGRAIRTPARDAMLSHATSEVGRGWGFGLHEALDQIGAVTGPLIVALVLYLKGGYQTGFAILFIPAFLALTVLVVARFLYPTPRELEVTPAIPASRGLPRTFWLYLAAVAFIAAGYVDYPLIAFHLGKSSLVSSNWIPILYAIAMGADALAALIFGYLFDRIGIYVLAIAGLVSSLFAPLVFLGGFAMALVGMVIWGIGMGAQESVLRAAVANMISIDRRGTAYGVFNTGYGIFWFLGSALMGMLYDLSVGYVVAFSVVTQLLSVLLMLYVGKNASR; this is translated from the coding sequence GTGGAGCAACAAAGCAGAGAGAACAAAATAACCCCATCGCTGCAAAAGGCATTTAAGTTTATTATTTTATTGGGGATTGTCAGCCTGTTTTCTGATATGACCTATGAAGGCGCGCGCAGCATTACCGGCCCCTTCCTGGCAGTGCTGGGGGCGAACGGGGCAATCGTCGGGTTCGTTGCTGGCCTGGGGGAATTGCTGGGTTACGGGGTAAGGCTGATTTCCGGCTATTTAAGCGATCGTACCGGGAAATACTGGCCCATCACTATTCTCGGATATATACTCAACCTTTTGGCCGTACCTTTTTTAGTCCTGGCAGGCAACTGGCAGCTGGCGGCGATTTTAATGATTACCGAGCGAGTGGGTAGGGCTATTCGTACCCCTGCCCGCGATGCCATGCTTTCCCACGCTACTTCCGAAGTGGGAAGGGGGTGGGGATTTGGCCTCCACGAGGCTCTGGATCAAATTGGGGCCGTTACCGGCCCTCTCATTGTTGCTTTAGTACTTTACTTAAAGGGCGGTTACCAAACAGGATTTGCCATCTTATTTATCCCGGCTTTCCTAGCGCTTACGGTTCTTGTTGTGGCCAGGTTTTTATACCCGACGCCGCGGGAACTGGAAGTGACCCCAGCTATCCCTGCGAGTAGAGGATTGCCAAGAACATTCTGGCTCTACCTGGCAGCCGTTGCTTTTATAGCGGCAGGTTACGTTGATTATCCTTTAATTGCCTTTCATTTAGGCAAGAGTTCCCTGGTATCCAGTAATTGGATTCCAATACTTTACGCCATAGCCATGGGGGCGGATGCCCTGGCTGCTTTAATATTTGGTTATTTGTTCGACCGGATAGGTATTTATGTTTTGGCTATTGCTGGTCTGGTCTCATCCCTGTTTGCCCCCCTGGTATTTTTAGGAGGCTTCGCCATGGCTCTAGTTGGGATGGTAATTTGGGGCATAGGAATGGGGGCCCAGGAATCCGTCTTACGCGCTGCCGTGGCCAATATGATATCCATTGACAGGCGTGGCACAGCCTACGGGGTGTTTAATACCGGTTATGGTATATTCTGGTTCCTGGGCAGCGCATTAATGGGGATGCTTTACGACCTGTCAGTAGGATACGTGGTAGCATTTTCAGTAGTAACCCAGTTACTTTCCGTGTTGCTTATGCTCTATGTCGGTAAAAATGCTTCTCGTTGA
- a CDS encoding aminotransferase class V-fold PLP-dependent enzyme — translation MIYLNNAATSWPKPEVVYQTHDAYLRHLSGSVNRGAGGATLDAGRAILETRELVADFFNIREPEQVIFTANATEALNLALQGLLAAGDHVVISSLEHNAVARPLYALHDNGIEYTVVNCDPYGRLNPRDVERAIGPRTRLICLTHASNVIGTLLPVNEVGEIARQHHLQYLVDTAQTAGEIPVDVEAAGVTLLAFTGHKGLLGPPGTGGLYIRYPETVRPLIFGGTGSRSELLTQPEILPDKYESGTINAPAIAALGAGIRFIRETGLDNIRRHTTELTARLLEGLRRLRGVTLYGPLNTGERVPVVSLNICGLSPGEASAWLAEHYDLVTRSGLHCAPLAHRTIGTLQTGTLRLSPGFFNTTADIDATLTAITELVGVMHNA, via the coding sequence ATGATTTATCTCAATAATGCCGCCACCTCCTGGCCCAAACCGGAGGTTGTCTACCAGACCCACGATGCCTACCTGCGTCACTTGAGCGGCAGCGTCAACCGCGGCGCCGGCGGGGCCACCCTGGATGCCGGCCGGGCGATCCTGGAGACCAGGGAACTAGTGGCGGATTTTTTTAACATCCGGGAACCGGAGCAAGTCATCTTCACGGCCAATGCCACCGAAGCCCTCAACCTGGCCCTTCAGGGGCTGCTGGCAGCAGGCGACCACGTGGTAATCAGTAGCTTGGAGCATAACGCCGTAGCACGGCCCCTGTACGCCCTTCACGATAATGGTATTGAGTATACTGTTGTTAACTGCGACCCCTACGGCCGCCTCAACCCACGTGATGTGGAAAGGGCTATTGGCCCCCGGACCAGGCTGATCTGTTTGACTCATGCCTCCAATGTAATTGGTACCCTCCTGCCCGTCAACGAGGTGGGGGAGATCGCCCGGCAGCATCACCTCCAGTACCTGGTGGACACAGCCCAGACGGCCGGAGAGATACCGGTGGATGTAGAGGCCGCCGGGGTTACCCTGCTGGCCTTCACCGGCCACAAGGGTCTGTTGGGACCTCCCGGCACCGGCGGGCTTTATATCCGTTATCCCGAGACCGTACGGCCCCTAATCTTTGGCGGTACCGGCAGCCGGTCCGAACTCCTTACCCAGCCAGAAATCCTGCCCGATAAGTACGAGAGCGGCACCATCAACGCCCCGGCCATCGCCGCCCTGGGGGCCGGGATCAGGTTTATCCGGGAGACGGGGCTGGATAATATCCGCCGCCATACTACGGAGTTGACGGCTCGGCTCCTGGAAGGATTGCGCCGCCTGCGGGGGGTAACCCTTTATGGCCCCTTAAACACCGGTGAGCGGGTACCGGTGGTCTCCCTAAATATCTGCGGCCTTTCCCCGGGCGAGGCTAGCGCCTGGCTGGCGGAGCACTACGATTTAGTTACCCGTTCTGGTCTGCACTGTGCTCCCCTGGCCCACCGGACCATTGGCACCCTGCAGACTGGCACCTTAAGATTGAGCCCAGGTTTCTTTAATACCACTGCCGACATCGATGCCACCCTGACGGCCATCACAGAGCTGGTGGGGGTGATGCATAATGCCTGA
- a CDS encoding cation:proton antiporter — translation MENTWLVAAEWLGLALVSGLLAGWTGVSISLMEIAVGVLGGNFLGLHTTPWIDFLAGVGSILLTFLAGAEVDPVVLRTKFKESMSIGFIAFLLPFAGVLLYAYNALHWTLQAAEIAGIALSTTSVAVVYAVMVETGLNESEIGKIILAACFVNDLGTVVALGILFANFNLWMLLFAIVTAVVLAVMPRFTRWYVAHYGNRVSQMEVKYFFFLLFFLGGLASMANSEAVLPAYLIGLAVAGFFLQEKNMALRMRTMAFAFLTPFYFLKAGLFVSLPAVVASAGIIIIALLIKIATKFIGVWPTTRFFKFEPREGMYTTLLMSTGLTFGTISSLFGLNHGYINQTQYTILVTVVILSAVVPTLIAQAFFRPDRVPAPQQEKRRHALIPQKEEGN, via the coding sequence ATGGAAAACACGTGGCTCGTGGCGGCCGAATGGCTGGGTTTAGCTTTAGTGAGCGGTTTGTTGGCCGGCTGGACCGGGGTCTCAATTTCCTTGATGGAGATCGCCGTAGGTGTGCTCGGCGGCAATTTTTTAGGTTTACACACTACTCCTTGGATCGATTTTTTGGCAGGCGTGGGTAGTATTTTACTTACCTTCCTAGCCGGGGCCGAGGTCGATCCGGTGGTTTTACGGACAAAATTCAAGGAAAGCATGAGTATTGGCTTCATTGCTTTCCTTTTACCCTTTGCAGGTGTCCTGTTATATGCCTATAATGCCCTGCACTGGACCCTTCAGGCGGCGGAAATTGCGGGAATCGCCCTGTCAACTACATCGGTCGCGGTGGTTTACGCTGTAATGGTAGAAACGGGTCTCAATGAAAGCGAGATAGGTAAAATTATTTTAGCAGCCTGTTTTGTGAATGATCTTGGTACGGTTGTGGCCCTGGGTATACTCTTTGCTAACTTTAATTTGTGGATGCTTCTATTTGCCATTGTCACGGCTGTTGTACTGGCTGTTATGCCTCGTTTCACGCGCTGGTATGTTGCCCATTATGGCAACCGCGTCAGCCAGATGGAGGTAAAATACTTTTTCTTCCTGCTTTTCTTCCTTGGCGGGCTGGCGTCCATGGCTAACAGCGAAGCCGTTTTACCGGCGTACCTCATTGGTCTAGCAGTAGCCGGTTTCTTTCTCCAAGAAAAGAATATGGCCCTGCGCATGCGCACCATGGCCTTTGCCTTCCTAACACCCTTTTATTTTTTGAAAGCGGGCTTGTTTGTGTCCTTACCGGCTGTAGTTGCCAGCGCCGGGATAATTATCATCGCGCTTTTGATTAAAATCGCGACCAAATTCATTGGGGTCTGGCCAACAACCCGTTTCTTTAAATTTGAACCGCGGGAGGGCATGTATACCACCTTGTTAATGTCTACCGGGCTGACCTTCGGCACCATTTCCTCGTTGTTCGGCCTCAACCATGGTTATATCAACCAGACCCAGTATACAATTTTAGTAACGGTAGTTATCCTCAGTGCCGTAGTGCCGACGCTGATTGCCCAGGCCTTTTTCCGGCCCGACCGAGTCCCGGCGCCCCAACAAGAAAAGCGGCGTCATGCTTTGATACCACAAAAAGAGGAGGGTAATTAA
- a CDS encoding DUF3343 domain-containing protein, whose amino-acid sequence MPELVLLTFPSTFYALRAEKMVQEAGLKGRLIPVPRELSSLCGLALELDPAETARALYLLRARGIEPERRVQAVKEGPCFKDIRDIP is encoded by the coding sequence ATGCCTGAGCTGGTCCTTTTGACCTTTCCTTCCACTTTTTATGCCCTCAGGGCGGAAAAAATGGTCCAGGAGGCCGGCCTTAAGGGAAGGTTGATCCCCGTACCCCGGGAACTGAGTTCCCTCTGTGGCCTGGCCCTGGAACTGGACCCGGCTGAAACCGCCCGGGCCCTGTACCTGCTCCGGGCGAGGGGCATTGAGCCGGAAAGAAGGGTACAGGCAGTAAAGGAGGGGCCCTGCTTTAAGGATATAAGGGATATACCTTAA
- a CDS encoding bifunctional diguanylate cyclase/phosphodiesterase, with protein sequence MGVISGLQNIYGVVNEALKLRTSGNLFLNHSIRETSLVAKLNRSLIKGEPTGIIYLDIARFHEVQFLYGTIGAARILSLVEKTWRGKIDRFFPRANILAVENLWADDFVILFTLPETVAPEKLLELVVALRLSLKDSLNMEFMHLVGKELELHVGYSMIEANRELKAEIQLYMALKEAQKMARGALDLHTLKLSQEFKEILAERRLQAVFQPIVSFKSGELLGWEALTRGPADSYFRSPDIIFSFAEEIGLLYPTERVCRLGAISSVDGIGPEQKLFLNVHPRTVSDPNFVKGETLEVLQEFGLDPRNVVFEITERHSITDYGFLKRTLEHYRSQGYQVAVDDVGAGFSGLYSIAEIRPEFIKIDMSLVRDIDSNPSRRAVVEALITLAAKINCLVIAEGIETHGELNTLLALGVNYGQGYLLARPAFPKPRAAEEVVAHIRRQIARNGDRGWRRGLTIGDLVTPTMVVEENMPVAAVKEKLEATRQPLSGVVVVKDGLPVGLVMRHNLDRLLSSQYGVSLYSHRPVKAVMDPAPLMVNAGLALEQASERAMQREPEKLYDDLVVVEDNSLVGVVPVQRMLDTLTRIQVELARGANPLTGLPGNVAIEGELAERSKTGQAFSVIYVDMDGFKAYNDAYGFENGDRMIVLLAKIILHAVKKYGGEGDFVGHIGGDDFIVITRPEYTEGISRATVRLFDRLVRRFFSREDRGQGRFYGQDRQGYKGWLPLVAVSLAIVDCRDAGSYHELATRAAQLKKYAKSLPGSVYVRDRRT encoded by the coding sequence ATGGGGGTAATTAGTGGCCTGCAGAATATCTACGGGGTCGTTAATGAAGCCCTGAAGTTAAGGACGAGTGGCAACCTGTTCCTTAATCATTCTATCAGAGAGACATCACTGGTCGCCAAGCTTAACCGGTCCCTGATAAAAGGGGAACCCACAGGAATCATCTATTTAGACATTGCCAGGTTTCATGAAGTCCAGTTTTTATACGGCACCATAGGGGCAGCCCGGATTTTGTCTTTGGTTGAAAAGACTTGGCGGGGGAAAATAGACCGGTTTTTCCCCCGCGCCAATATCCTGGCGGTGGAGAACCTCTGGGCTGATGATTTTGTTATCTTGTTTACCTTACCGGAGACAGTGGCGCCGGAAAAGCTCCTGGAACTGGTGGTGGCCCTGCGCCTGTCGCTGAAAGATAGTTTAAACATGGAATTCATGCACCTGGTAGGAAAGGAACTGGAACTACACGTGGGCTATAGTATGATCGAAGCTAACCGGGAGCTCAAGGCTGAGATCCAGTTATATATGGCCTTGAAAGAGGCCCAAAAAATGGCCAGGGGGGCCCTGGATTTACATACCCTGAAGCTAAGCCAGGAATTTAAAGAAATCCTGGCCGAAAGGCGCCTGCAGGCTGTTTTTCAGCCTATTGTTTCCTTTAAATCAGGAGAACTCCTGGGCTGGGAGGCTTTAACCAGGGGGCCGGCGGACAGTTATTTCCGCTCGCCAGATATCATCTTTAGCTTTGCCGAGGAGATCGGCCTCCTGTATCCTACGGAAAGGGTTTGCCGCCTGGGGGCTATCAGCAGCGTGGATGGGATAGGGCCGGAACAGAAACTCTTCCTTAATGTCCACCCCAGGACGGTGAGCGATCCCAACTTTGTTAAGGGGGAGACCCTGGAGGTGCTCCAGGAGTTCGGCCTGGACCCTCGTAACGTTGTGTTTGAGATTACGGAGCGCCACAGCATTACAGACTACGGTTTCCTTAAACGGACCCTGGAACACTACCGCAGCCAGGGTTACCAGGTGGCGGTGGATGACGTGGGGGCTGGTTTCTCCGGCTTATATTCTATAGCGGAGATCCGACCGGAATTTATTAAGATCGACATGTCCCTGGTACGGGATATCGACAGCAACCCCTCCCGGCGGGCGGTGGTGGAAGCCCTGATCACCCTGGCTGCCAAGATCAACTGCCTGGTTATCGCCGAAGGGATTGAGACCCACGGCGAATTAAACACCCTCCTGGCCCTGGGGGTTAACTACGGGCAGGGCTACCTCCTGGCCCGGCCGGCCTTTCCCAAGCCCCGGGCGGCGGAAGAAGTGGTGGCCCATATCCGGCGGCAGATCGCCCGGAACGGCGACCGGGGCTGGCGGCGTGGTTTAACCATCGGCGACCTGGTGACGCCAACTATGGTTGTAGAGGAAAACATGCCGGTAGCTGCTGTCAAAGAAAAGTTGGAAGCCACCAGGCAACCCCTCAGCGGGGTAGTAGTAGTCAAAGATGGCCTCCCCGTGGGACTGGTGATGCGCCACAACCTGGATCGCCTTTTGAGTTCCCAGTATGGCGTCTCCCTCTATTCCCACCGGCCGGTAAAGGCGGTCATGGACCCTGCGCCCCTGATGGTCAATGCCGGCTTAGCCCTGGAGCAGGCCAGCGAAAGGGCGATGCAGCGGGAACCGGAAAAACTCTATGACGACCTAGTAGTTGTTGAAGATAACAGCCTGGTGGGGGTGGTGCCCGTCCAGAGGATGCTGGATACCCTGACGCGGATCCAGGTTGAACTGGCCCGGGGGGCCAATCCCCTCACCGGCCTGCCGGGGAACGTGGCCATTGAGGGGGAACTGGCCGAAAGGAGTAAGACCGGACAAGCCTTCAGCGTTATTTATGTCGATATGGATGGTTTTAAGGCCTATAATGATGCCTACGGTTTTGAAAACGGCGACCGGATGATTGTCCTCCTGGCGAAAATAATCCTTCATGCCGTCAAAAAATACGGCGGGGAGGGGGACTTCGTCGGCCACATTGGCGGTGATGATTTCATTGTTATTACCCGGCCCGAATATACCGAGGGTATTAGCCGCGCCACGGTACGCCTTTTCGACCGGCTGGTGCGGCGGTTTTTCTCCCGGGAGGACAGGGGCCAGGGTAGATTCTACGGCCAGGACCGCCAGGGCTATAAGGGATGGTTGCCACTGGTAGCCGTGTCCCTGGCCATCGTCGACTGCCGGGATGCCGGCAGTTATCATGAACTGGCCACCAGGGCGGCCCAACTGAAAAAGTACGCCAAATCTTTGCCGGGCAGTGTCTACGTCCGCGACCGCCGCACTTAA
- a CDS encoding helix-turn-helix transcriptional regulator, whose protein sequence is MQEKVDARLTLSRLELQIALLSRSGLRRWEVATVMDIQKGTVKSQLERVKSKLGPDWKDRGDIHWPELEPEVQQALLDLQRVKDENDAVVDNGEVAATAAAQEAPVVDGPLEGKGEGTVGQGDIRGEGPEGVDFTTARQALEGGLSPVEAAILQLQGFSSPRGQVYLRQARSTQWQLLLLGEGRSLYVSAGARFWLKSALAVLTDNRQIRFLQSDSGEEAYRPWWLPYTTSGRARGTHAAYYKLQDAATGEYAGNYLRTWIDSNLEDYVASLYARMQQHWRALNRIARAAGRGGPQPLPDFPDLLAEARRALGIGQK, encoded by the coding sequence GTGCAGGAAAAAGTCGATGCCCGCCTGACGTTGTCTCGCCTGGAACTCCAGATAGCCCTCCTTTCCCGGAGCGGCTTAAGGCGCTGGGAGGTAGCCACCGTCATGGATATCCAGAAGGGTACCGTTAAGTCCCAGCTGGAACGGGTGAAAAGCAAACTCGGTCCCGATTGGAAGGACCGGGGAGATATCCACTGGCCGGAACTGGAACCGGAAGTCCAGCAGGCTCTCCTGGACCTGCAAAGGGTTAAGGACGAGAATGATGCGGTGGTAGATAACGGGGAGGTTGCGGCTACTGCCGCTGCACAGGAAGCACCAGTTGTCGATGGACCCCTGGAAGGCAAAGGGGAGGGCACAGTTGGTCAGGGGGATATAAGGGGGGAAGGGCCGGAAGGCGTCGACTTTACCACAGCCCGCCAGGCCCTGGAGGGGGGACTCTCCCCAGTTGAGGCGGCCATCCTCCAACTCCAGGGCTTCTCTTCACCCAGGGGTCAGGTCTACCTGCGGCAGGCCCGGTCGACCCAGTGGCAATTGCTCCTGCTGGGTGAAGGTCGTTCCCTGTATGTCAGCGCCGGTGCCCGTTTCTGGCTGAAATCAGCCCTGGCAGTGCTTACCGACAACCGGCAGATTCGCTTCCTCCAAAGCGACAGTGGCGAGGAAGCCTACCGGCCCTGGTGGCTGCCCTATACCACCAGCGGCCGGGCCCGGGGTACCCATGCCGCTTATTACAAACTCCAGGATGCGGCTACCGGGGAATATGCTGGCAACTACCTCCGCACCTGGATAGATAGTAACCTGGAGGATTATGTGGCCTCCCTGTACGCCCGGATGCAGCAGCACTGGCGGGCTTTAAATCGGATCGCCCGGGCAGCGGGGCGGGGTGGACCGCAGCCCCTGCCCGACTTCCCCGACCTCCTGGCAGAAGCCCGGCGGGCCCTGGGGATAGGGCAGAAGTAG
- a CDS encoding LCP family protein: MLRGKLKLIIASFLVFGIMASGGYLAARKFLTPPVSAGQGDLANGNTPDIPGTLNVLLLGSDARPGEKVGNTDTIIVAHFDQDRIALLSIPRDTRVNIPGHGPDKINAAFSIGGPEMTASIAGDLLGVPINKYALVRWDGFMKIVDLLGGVTVDIPRNMYYYDPVDGPQYKINLKKGLQHLDGRQALAFVRFREEALGDIDRTGQQQALLKALFEKVKQPATLLKLPRLLPEIHRNVETNMGLDEMLTLAKAGINLKNMNLVTQTLPGYFLTLKGISYWGVDPGQARQVAQALFDYGQTTKQVVLDTPSTQVSGSSKGTIPTNKSSLSKGTTTGTRVPSRPPVVKEMTVTTPTTGSGSNRPPANNIPPSKQPGSGTTNNSKEPPTSQPGGNSGANPSGIPDSTAGNTTGGAVKPGQVNNS, from the coding sequence ATGTTAAGGGGTAAATTAAAGCTTATTATTGCGTCTTTCCTGGTATTCGGTATTATGGCGAGCGGCGGTTACTTGGCCGCCCGGAAGTTTCTGACCCCGCCTGTGTCAGCCGGCCAAGGGGACCTGGCAAATGGTAATACCCCGGACATTCCTGGTACCCTGAATGTTTTACTTCTGGGCTCTGACGCCCGGCCTGGCGAAAAAGTGGGTAACACAGACACCATTATAGTGGCCCATTTTGATCAGGATAGGATCGCCCTCCTGTCCATTCCCCGCGACACCAGGGTAAACATCCCCGGCCATGGCCCGGATAAAATAAATGCCGCCTTTAGTATCGGCGGCCCGGAAATGACGGCCAGTATCGCCGGTGATCTCCTGGGTGTGCCTATCAACAAGTATGCCCTGGTTCGCTGGGACGGTTTCATGAAGATAGTTGATCTTCTGGGGGGCGTTACCGTAGACATCCCGCGGAATATGTACTACTACGATCCGGTGGACGGGCCCCAGTATAAAATCAACCTGAAGAAGGGGCTTCAGCACCTGGATGGTCGCCAGGCCCTGGCCTTTGTACGTTTCCGGGAAGAAGCCCTGGGAGACATCGACCGCACCGGACAGCAGCAGGCACTCCTGAAAGCCCTCTTTGAAAAGGTCAAGCAGCCGGCTACCCTGCTAAAATTACCCCGGCTGCTTCCTGAGATCCACCGTAATGTCGAAACCAATATGGGCCTGGATGAAATGCTGACCCTGGCCAAAGCAGGGATCAACCTTAAAAATATGAACCTGGTAACCCAAACCCTACCAGGGTACTTCTTGACCTTAAAGGGCATCAGTTACTGGGGGGTCGACCCGGGGCAAGCGCGGCAGGTGGCCCAGGCCCTCTTTGATTACGGGCAGACAACTAAACAAGTCGTACTGGATACCCCATCCACCCAGGTCTCCGGCAGTAGTAAAGGGACAATCCCCACAAATAAAAGCTCTCTCTCTAAAGGAACTACTACTGGTACGCGGGTACCCAGCCGCCCACCTGTGGTAAAGGAAATGACCGTCACCACGCCGACAACAGGTTCAGGGTCGAACCGTCCGCCGGCCAATAATATCCCGCCCAGTAAACAACCTGGTTCGGGTACGACGAATAACAGCAAGGAACCCCCCACCAGTCAACCCGGGGGTAATAGTGGCGCCAACCCAAGCGGTATTCCCGATTCAACTGCGGGTAATACAACCGGAGGGGCGGTCAAACCGGGGCAAGTAAATAACTCCTAA
- the mntR gene encoding transcriptional regulator MntR: MLTESMEDYLEMIFRIIQEKGYVRAVDLAGALNIQPSSVTRMIQKLHEGGFVAYEKYRHIALTDKGRRTGYFLVWRDEMLKDFLTLFNARVGVEEQVEGIEHYITPPTMCLFRNLVQYFRAHPEYLDELLALSRLNKYPEGEKLEELRAWLFRHGSD, from the coding sequence ATGTTAACCGAAAGCATGGAGGACTACCTGGAAATGATCTTCCGGATAATCCAGGAAAAGGGATATGTACGGGCCGTCGACCTGGCCGGGGCCCTGAATATTCAACCTTCATCCGTTACCAGGATGATCCAGAAACTCCACGAAGGCGGCTTTGTCGCCTATGAGAAGTACCGCCACATCGCCCTGACTGATAAAGGCCGGCGGACAGGTTATTTCCTCGTCTGGCGTGACGAGATGCTCAAAGACTTCCTCACCCTCTTCAACGCTCGGGTCGGGGTGGAGGAACAGGTCGAGGGTATCGAGCATTATATCACCCCGCCCACCATGTGCCTCTTCCGCAACCTGGTCCAGTATTTCCGCGCCCATCCGGAATATCTGGATGAGCTCCTGGCCCTGAGCCGCCTCAACAAGTATCCCGAAGGGGAAAAATTGGAGGAACTGCGAGCCTGGCTATTCCGCCACGGCAGCGACTAA